Part of the Portunus trituberculatus isolate SZX2019 chromosome 46, ASM1759143v1, whole genome shotgun sequence genome, GTGGCGTGGTGGTGCTTGATGGGACCACCTCACCTCAGCTTCTTGGCGAGTTTGCAGTTAAGTTTTGTGTCGAGGTGGACTGTGCTAACTCGCCGCCAGCCaggtgtgtgttattcaccacggttgtctgctggtcacccagccagcctttcccctacggaaagagctcagagcttatactgaccgatcttcgggtaggactgagaccacaccacactccacacaccaggaaagtgaggccacaatccctagagttacatcccgtacctacagtatttattgctaggtgaacaggagttacacattaagaggcttgttcATTTGCCTGGTTGTTTACCTGGACTCAACCTGGCCTCTGTCGGTTGTGAGCAGAGCGTGCTAACCAGTACACTACacggtgtaattcacctcggtcgtctgctggtcacccagccagtcttccccactacggagcgagctcagagctcatagaccaatcttcgggtaggactgagaccacatcaccacatcactttctgtatgtgtgtgtgtgtgtgtgtgtgtgtgtgaggtgcgtTTCCTGTTTCTTAAtcaatttttgttattttctccttaAATCCTTATCTTTGTTTGCATGTTAATTAGTTTGACTGTCAGGGTGTAAAAGTatgacaagaaagagagagagagagagagagagagagagagagagagagagagagagagagagagagagagagagagagagagaccaattaaACACGTTACCACTTTTGTTTGTCGCGTATATCAActttctcctcactcctcccttctctccctctccactcactaccaccaccacaaccaccaccaccaccaccaccaccaccaccaccaccacatcatcatcatcatcactaccaccaacacctaaTGAAGTTTTCGTAGATTCCAAGAAgttgaaccacacacacacacacacacacacacacactctttctctctctctctctctctctctctctctcctctacgaTGGTGCCTTccgcctttccctcttcctctacacGCTCCGAaaactttcccctccctccctccctccctctctctcccactcccctctTTCACTTCATGGTTACGCTATATAtgcatccttcattccttctttctttcattccttccccttttctatCCCTTCagagtgttgctgttgttgttgttgttgttgttttgttggttatggtggtggtggtggtagaggtggtggttgtggtagtggtaagaggttgtggttgtgtttcttttttcttcttctttttcttcttcttcttcttcttcttcttcttcttcttcttcttcttcttcttcttcttcttcttcttcttcttcttcttcttcttcttcttcttcttcttcttcttcttcttcttcttcttcttcttcttcttcttcttcttcttcttcttcttcttcttcttcttcttcttcttcttcttcttcttcttcttcttcttcttcttcttcttcttcttcttcttcttcttcttcttcttcttcttcttcttcttcttcttcttcttcttcttcttcttcttcttcttcttcttcttcttcttcttcttctgttctccttcttcttcatcttcctcttcttctttccacacAGGTCGTATTTCCAACGATCAACTTCAGGGGTCCTTTACTTCATCTCtccactacttcctcctcctccttctactccaccacctccaccaattcctcctcctcctcctcctcctcctcctcctcctcctcctcctcctcctcctcctcctcctcctcctcctcctcctcctcctcctcctcctcctccttctcctcctcctcctcgtctcgtcCCTCACGTATCCGATGCATAAAGTTTGCCTGTCGCCCATCACGtctccattcttcccttccatcctttgattctctctctccttttcctcctccgcttcctcctcctcctcctcctcctccgtcaacgAGACTCCCAGGGCTCGTTAAGATTAGCCGCAAGTTGCCTTGTTAATTGTCCACTGTCTCAACTTGGTAATAATGGAGGTGTTGAGGCGAGGCGCTGGGCTGGGGAGGGACGGGGCCGGGAGGAGAAGAGCGAGGTGAGCATGGGATGAGTTGGGAAGGGTCGGGGATGAGtcaatggggaggaggaggaggaggaggaggaggaggaggaggaggaggaaggggtgttaAGGACGTAATGCGCTTGGACGGATACTGAGGAGTTTCTAggaagacacacatacacacacacacacacacacacacacacacacacacacacacacacacacacacagagagagagagagagagagagagagagagagagagagagagagagagagagagagagagcgtgacgaGGTGAAAATAAAGCGAAGAGCGGAGTGGATGTCTTCCGTTACTCTCCATTACTCAAGTTGGGTGTCGAATTTTAAGAAAATTTACGGTAATTTGTTGACAGACGATCCATCACCGGGGAGGAAAAACCACTGacaaggggaggaggtggaggaagaggaggaggagaaggaggagaaggccgTGGtggtaaaggaaatggaaggacgTAAAAGTGAAAGTAAGgtatagaagaataaaaattagATGGAAGGATAGCATGATAATAGGATaaaatgatgatactactattactactactactactactactactactactactactactattactactactactactacaataatgataaaagtaagtaGCGAAAGGAAGAAGTGACAATAGAGGAAAACTAATGGACAAAATGAAGGTcttaaagaaaagagtaaatgataaataaattaaataacaataagatgaaatagaaaataatgcaCCATTGTAAACGTTAAACATGctggagggaaataaaaaaaacaagaggaaaatggtgaggaaaaaggaggaggaggaggaggaggaggaggaggaagtaaaagggAGACTcactgaagggaaaggaatacttaagaaatagaggaggagcagaaacagaataaaaagtaagggaaggaggaggaggaggaggaggaggaggaggagaaaagaaagagcatcaggaaggagagaagagtagaaaaaaaaagacacgttaAAGAAAGGTAACAggaaaattaagacaaaaaagtgaacgtagaagagaaaaagagaagaaaaaaagaaataagaaaaaggacaagaacaagaacaaaacctctgataaacaaaagaagaagaagaagaagaagaagaagaagaagaagaagaagaagaagaagaagaagaagaaagagggagtggaaatagaaagaaaaaaggaaaagatgaaggactaGAACAAggataaggaaatagaagaagtggaaaagaagaagaagtagaagaggcgggaagaaaaaatagaagtgtgaagaaaagaagaagaagaagaagaagaagaagaagaggaaaaagaagaaaagaaaaaaaataacaccaacatcatcatctcCGTGGGCCTCtttcataatcttttttttgttttttcaccattggccagctttccctttcTATatgacaacagtaacaacaacaacaacaacaacaacaacaacaacaacaacaacatgaggaagagtaagagaaataggacaacgagcagaaggaggaacaagaggaccAGAAGGAAGatcaccagcaggaggaggaggaggaggaggaggaggaggaggaggaggtggaggaagagaaaggggaggaggagaagggcgagAGCAGGCAAGTGTCTGAGTGGTCCCGCCATGTGTCTTGGACGGGGCGGGAATGTTACGTCCGGATATTACAGAGCAAGAGAGGTTCCGCTTCCTGAGAACCCAATCTTGAGTGCAAGCGATCCACTCTCACAgttagcactctctctctctctctctctctctctctctctctctctctctctctctctctctctctctctctctctctctctctccttaagctttctttaatattctttatctccctctcctctctattttttcttatccttctttattcctttcctttttttttgcctgtctACCTCCCTTACATATTTCATTCTACCCTCCTATTATTCCTTCCGTGTTTCTTTATCGTCTTCCTTCTATTGGATTTGTTTGTGTCTATCCTTGTGTTCTAAGTCCACAATTTTCGATCGTCGTCAATAAATACGTCTTTTTTCTGCCTATAGTACCTAAATTTTGAAGGAAGCATAAACGCGTTCACTCAGAAACTCCATGTATAAAGTGCGGGGCTTACCAGGGTGTGTTAGAAGTGCTTagaggtgcaaagagtgccagggagggtgagaggaacgCATTTACATACATTTACATTGGAATACAAAACCACGCATCGACCGACCGACTCTCTGCTACTGGTACATCTTCACCTGGCTTGGAGGGGAATGAACACCTGAGAATCCAAGAAAACCtgcgttctttctttttctttttcttctttcttttttttcttttaatttttcctcctcttttctttttttcttcttgttcttgttcctcttgttcttgttcttgttcttattcttgttgttgtcgttctttttttcttcttcttcttcttcttcttttcttttcttttcttcttcttcttctgcttctggtttttgttgttgttgttgttgttgttgttgttgttgttgttgttgttctttttttctgctttttcttccacttcttgtattttcacttttttattttctttattttcctttaagcCCCTAATCATCTCCTTGTCTGCCTGTTGTCGGTGCTTGTACTGGTTGTTTTTGTCTCTCCCTATTAGGACATGAGACAATAAAGGAAGCTACAGGAGGTCGTCATGCTTACACGTGGCGGTCCCTTTATGAAGCACGCCTGGGTACCTCTTTCCACTTAACTTCATTCATAAGATTGCCTTATCTTGAAAACTAGATGATTAATTACTGAGtgtattgttgttttgtgttggacTTTGGGGTTTTTAAGACGTCTTGTTACTTCCCCCTTTTACAGCAGTTCAAGTCGAAGgcagaggaaagtagagaaacaagaggagaaatcCAAAGTTTACTAATGAAGCAAACTGGGTGCGTAACGTATTTTCTATCATAGAGTGACAAATTCATTCCGCTCCTCAACATAAGTGCTGCtctgataagaagaaaagaaaaaaaagaaagacgttttgataaaaaaaaaaaaaaaaaatctcgtgaATTATTCTGATAACTCCCTCACCGCCAGTGCCTCTCCACCGCtgccattgctgctgctgctgttgctgctgtgacGCTATTGCATTACGTCCAGTCTGTCCCTCAGCCTGCCAATCTTTGTCCGGCGTCGTGCACACATTCCTAAACATATTATCTTCCTCTTAACACTACACAACAAGCTGTTAAccgggtttgtgtgtgtttgtgtgtgtgtgtgtgtgtgtgtgtgtgtgtgtgtgtgtgtgtgtgtgtgtgtgtgtgtgtgtgtgtgtgtgtgtgtgtgtgtgtgtgtgtgtgtgtgtgtgtgtgtgtgtgtgtgtgtgtgtgtgtgtgtgtgtgtgtgtgtgtgtgtgtgtgtgtgtgtgtgtgtgtgtgtgtgtgtgtgtgtgtgtgtgtgtgtgtgtgtgtgtgtgtgttatgagggGAAAGGTTGCTGGAATGGGTGTGACGGACAGGTTGTCTGATCCGTGACAGCCAACCCTCGCACCTGCagcgtccctctctctctctctctctctctctctctctctctctctctctctctctctctctctctctctctctctctctctctctctctctctctctctctctctctctctctctctctctctctctctctctctctctctctctctctctctctctctctctctctctctctctctctctctctctctctctctctctctctctctcctgtacacctccctctcacctccctcattttttatttctctctccctcatacctttcctctttccctttcctctatgtcaccctttaccttccttcaccttacccctgtctctcctcctcctcctcctttctcctcctcctctcctcctcctcctcctcctcctcctcctcctcctcctcctcctcctcctcctcctcctcctcctcctcctcctcctcctcctcctcctccccaactcGTGTCCAGCACTATTAGCAACCTCCCATTTCATTCTAGCATGctcagcacgagagagagagagagagagagagagagagagagagagagagagagagagagagagagagagaattggtgcAACGTGTTATTAGCTTAtgagtattttctttcctctattgaATCTGtgaaatttgtttttatttgtatatattcgtttatcttatttatttattatttttctgcgCGTCCTTATCGATTTATGTCACTCTGTGTAGGATATGCACAGTAATTTATCTTTCCGTGTTGTAATTAGTGGTGTTATTTCATCTACTTGTGTTTGTTTAGGCTGGaagaatagtagaaatagtaagaatagcaagaatagtaaaaatagtaaataattgTGAAGGTGAATGCAGGGTGAAGAAACCacgtgggaaggagggagggagagagtgagtgagtgagtgagggatggaCGAGGtaatgagtgagggagtgaatggCTTCGTGGTTTGAGTGGCGGTAGAATCATGAATACAAAGTGTGAGTGGAGAAACAAAcgtatagagggagggaggggcagtggtggtggtggtattagtggttcgtggctgtagtgatggtggtggttgagatcCGCACAGTCAGCTGCAGGACCGCCGCCCGCCAGCCACACCAATCATGTATCACCAACCTTTAGGGGCGGGGGAGGCCTGTGGCGATGGGGCGGGATGACTAATGATCGCTAGCCTGGGACACTCGCGGCTGATCCCTTCCACCCCGCCATCCCCACCCCTGCCTTGctactctcccctttcccccctcccctGCAGTTCTCTTCTATACActcctttcactttcactttctaTCATCTCTTTTCTTGCATTCTTTCAGTGTCTTAACCTCTTCCAgaacatgatttttttctgcatgtttatttttcattctaaaAACGGCTTTCCCGTCATTcgtcatatatttctttctattcctgtcTTCAATgcattccttttctccatctccctttgcatttttattttcccatgacttaaactcttttaAGACTGAGGTTTTAAGACACTTGCCCTTAATTATTTTATGATTCTTTTGATAtcagtggggcttttttttttttatctaatttctgttgtccttggctggtgcCCCTCCTACATTGAAAAAGATATAAAATCTTTTCTTGTGTTCATTCATCTGCCTTGTTATTCTATTTCACCCTTCCCTGTACgcttcttcctatccttctacttctatttcACCCTTCATTGTAgcttttactccattcctctAATCACTGGGCCTCATCTTGCTGTCTCGTCAACCtcgcctctcctcctttctgacGGTCAGTGGTTCCCCTCGCTGGTCGCTGTGTCCTCTCGTTGACTGGCCGTATAAACCTCATACTCAGCTCTGCGTCACTCTCCTGGTCGCTTGCAATAAATGCCCTGCGCCCTGCTAGGattatattctgaaacgctcttaCTCCgaatactttcaaaaggctctaatgGAAATTATACGGATTTTAATTATGttcttttttactattctagtgacagatgtaCGAGATTGCTTCATTGTTACCAGGAAAATACTCTTGAGAATCTGGAaaatgatctctgtggcctttgaaaattgttgtGGTTAGAGAGCATTGCGTGTCAGAGCACAGGTCTTGGTGCTTCCGTGGctgtgtggtgatgatgctggaGACTTATCGCTGTTGTGTTGTTAAAGTAATGTCAAGTGAAGGTAAGGTTGCATCTCTTTTGTCTTAGGAGATGTTATGTTTCTTAAGATGTTGCTATTGATAATATTATTCTTGGCGTCCACCGGGAGTGATTCagttaagggtatttttttttatccatgttTGTGGActatgttttgtttactttaagttactgttgttgttagtgattgtttaagttttttttttaataactaactgttttcaagagtattggTGTATTTTGGTAATGAAGAGAGCCAATGGTGTTTCAAGtttaaaatgaaaggaaggacttTATATCTGTTTATCATTACCTATTCATCGttgttttctaatttctttttattattgaatgttctttattttatccattTACTTCTCGTTATCGCTAATTATGTACAGGTCACTCATTTGTCCTTGTTTTATAAACCATCGTTTCTTTATTTGTGGAGTTCCTTTGTTTTATAATATACGATTATCTGTCATATCTTTGTTAGTTATCGTTGTTTATTATCGATTGGATATTTCTGGTTTGGTAAATACTTGCCGAGTAGTATGAAGGTGATTTTTACACGTCTTTACCTGATCTACTCCTCTTGTACTCGTATATACTCTCGcagtccttcatctttttccgtCCAGGTGgcgagaaggaaagaacaactCAAACAAGAGATGGTTTTGCAGCTATATTTACATAACTTACTAACCATACTCATAATAGTACATACTCCTGTTCATAAAGTTCTGTCtaaagcgcgcgcgcacacacacacacacacacacacacacacacacacacacacacacacacacacaccatatacacTCTATTACACTACATTATACACTACCGCCCTAAACTCACTACACAGTACACTGCATATACCTGTGTTCTGAGTAGTGGCTCCCtgattattgtattattttattcaccTAACGACACCCGCTGCTCTCCCCGCCCGCCGCTACGCACGCGGGGGTTCCTAATCGCTACCTTGCATAGAGAAGTGAATGGGGGGGTTGCTTCATTCTGCCCCACTTGTTTAGAGTAAGCTTAAAACACACCCTCTCCTTGCCctcgacacacgcacacacacacacacacacacacacacacacacacacacacacacaggacagggatttttatgtatatttattgtgaatgtgtgtgtgtaattcacctcggtcgcctactggtcacccagccagtcttccccattacggagcgagctcagagctcatagaccgatcttcgggtaggactgagaccacatcaacacacaacacacaccgggaaagcgaggccacaactcctcgagttacatcccgtacctatttactgttaggtgaacaggggctacacattaagaggcttgcccatttgcctcgccgcttaccaggactcgaacccggccctctcgattgtgagtcgagcatgctaaccactacactacgcggtgtgtgtgtgtgtgtgtgtgtgtgtgtgtgtgtgtgtgtgtgtgtgtgtgtgtgtgtgtgtgtgtgtgtgtgtgtgtgtgtgtgtgtgtgtgtgtgtgtgtgtgtgtgtgaaggactaAGGAGAGAGTATTTGTTTGTTCCTTATATTAACCCTAATTGCCCTGGCTAccgattaagagagagagagagagagagagagagagagagagagagagagagagagagagagagagagagagagagagagagagagagagagagagagagagagagagagagagagagagagagagagagagagagagagaataaagctgCAGGATAAGGCTTTACTGTTTGTATGGCTGATATGAACAATTTTATAGCTAAACTTGTATGGATGGTGAAGAACTAACAgggcgactgactgactgactgattgactgactgacatgcTGAGATCCTGAAGTAAACCAAGTGTAGTGAACAAAAAATATACGAGAAAgagatttttctttcatttaaagACGTGTTTCAAATCTTCAACTAGTAATGGTTTGACTGATAGAGATTGATTGATACGGGTGGACTGATTGACATGCTTAGTTGATGAGGTAGGAGAGACAAATGAATGTGAATCAAGTGAGGAAGGAGTGAGCGAAGAAAAGAACTGATGTTTTTCAAAAGGGTTATGCTCTTATTTTGCGTGTAGATTGACATGCTAAAGTGATAAGGCAGAAGAGACAAGTGAATGTAGTGAAGACAGGAAATTCTGAGAATGTGAGTGATGTTTTTTTAAAAGGTAATGTTTTTAACTTTTTGGAAGAGTATTGGTTTGACTAATAGAGACTGATTAAGAAATTAGTTCTCAgagatagatgaatggaatataCTTAGTGACTATTTCTTTTTGGTTTTAGGCTAATATGGAGGTTTAAAAATCAAATTTATGGATACTTACGATGAATAGAATGATAACCCTATTTAACATGACTTtgagtatgcatgtatgtatgtacgtatgcatTCATGAATATCCGAGACACCTTAACCTAAAAGGGACCTTATTCTCAAGAGGCAGACGGCTGATGTGGGCGAGCGAGTGTGAGTATGAGGCTGACTGTGACGGGCTGTGACGGGGCTCTGATGCTGTGTGACCTTCCTGAGTCCTTTGTTACGGCGAGGTGATGACAGGTTGGGAGGTGCGACCCGCAGCACACCTCGGCCTCATCAACACCTGCACGTCCTCCTCCCACGTTGTGTCTGCGGCGCGGAGGTTGGGTAGAGGTCCGTCAGTCCCAGTATGACTTTTCTCAATGTCTGGCTGAATTGTCCATACCCACACCCcgtccaccacctccctcctgaGACAGGCCACGGAACATTATAAGATGGATAGATATGTGGATGAATATGTtgggaaatagataaatagatagatacatagatggatagatagatggatagagtgagagatagaaataatcaaatatataagtagatagaaagatggatagaCACATTGAGGGATAAAAAGgaaggtagatagatggatattcATTAACCGCAGCATTGAATCAATATTCAATTAATAAGAGTATTAATGAGAAGCAAAGGCAGCGAGACGTGATGGGAATGTAGAGTCTATAATATCATTGCTTAGCTACACTGTTATTGATATCAGCCTCACCTGACCCAACGGGTGGAGTAGGgcacgggcgtgggcgtgagGATGACGCGCCACCATCGCCCCGCCACCTTCAGTGACTCGCCCTCTGCCGGGAAGAAgattataaatgtgtgtgtgtgtgtgtgtgtgtgtgtgtgtgtgtgtgtgtgtgtgtgtgtgtgtgtgtgtgtgtgtgtgtgtgtgtgtgttggcagtgTAATGTCCAGTCCAAGTTTGTGCTGCAGTCAGCTGTCTTAGGCTTACCGTTGGAGGTTGTGTAATGTGAAAAGTTAGCGAGGAACGACAGGCGCGGGGGCAAGAAGGCCACAGCTGCCCTCACCTGCAGCTCTccgtcctctccctcttcactcccTGGTAAGCTAGAATCGCCGTCAGCGTCTGAAAATTAAATTCGTGGGCATAATAAGTGGAAAATGAGTTCAATAAGCGTTGTTTGTCAGTATTTTACTACGTAATAATTCGTTATAATGCGTTACACTCACCTGGCAGGGATGCCTGCGGTAAGAAACACTTGATCTGGAGAGTGTCACACGTCTGCAGTAGTTGAGAGAGTATTGCTGCGATCTCCTGGCGCTCGCACGTCCAGAGAGGCAGCGAAGCGGCGTCCGTGAGAGTCCATGGGGAGCCTAAAGTTTGGTCAGAGTGGACGGCGGGGCGGAAATCACAAGGGTAATTGATGATGATTCCCGAAGGCAGGTGAAGGCGGACGAGGTGTCGCTTCTGAGCCAAGGGTCTCCACAGCGCCGCCACCCGCTGTAGCTCCCGTCTTTGCAGGCGTGGATCAGCCGCCACTTGCCAGGGAGCCTCCAGAGCTGCTTGCAGGAACATGGCGTCAGGACATACCGCGGCTCCGTGCTGGTGAGGAGCGGCCTTGGCGTGGATCTCCAGGAACAACTCCGGGAAGAGAAGTTGTCTGGCGGTGGCGTTTTCGGGCCAGCTGAGAGAAGCCAGCGCCGCCGTCCGCATGACGACAGGGCCATCCAGGGCATGGCACAGCTGGCACTCATGCAATGAGGTGTCGTACCCACGGGCGTACACGAGCTGACCGTGGTCCTCTCTCACTTGCAGGCACCCCGCTCTCCACCGACCGTCTGCCCCTCTGACGGAGCCACCCACTGCCCACACGCCCGCCCATTCCGCCACCCACACCAGCCTCTCTAGCCGGGAGTGGTGACTAAGTTGAGTTAAATTGGAAGCAAGTAACACATAAGGTGTCTTTACACGAGCGATGGCTTTAGCGAGCGCTTGCGGCACCGAGGGCGTAGGAGGTTCGACCACTAAGTTGTCCTTGCCGCGCAGGTCTGAGTCACTTAGCAGCAACAGCGGTAGCTCTGGGTATATGCGCTCAAAGTTCGACAGAAGGTTCTTAAGGTACTTAGGCTCCACGTCCCATAGCACTGCCGTCACCACTTGCTTCAGGGGCAGAGCAGTGCAGGCCACGCGCGTGAAGCCCTGCACGTATCGTGGATAACCAACCTTGGAACCGAGAAACCTCTCCTGGCATGCCAGCCGCCCGTGAGGCTCCCCCGGCGCCGCCCACACCGCAGCCTCGctcctctttgtctctgtaTCATCTTCGGTGTTGTCGAAGAGT contains:
- the LOC123520197 gene encoding uncharacterized protein LOC123520197, whose translation is MRVNSHHYSHTHRHHHNSGVEGGSCRRRGGCGPVWCSRETWQAAVQLVLLCLASCSWTLLLISLTLTSPISAHRHVVEAVVDTGPPWKGGSAEACEECLTRHGPPGTYWRVFQGPLQQVVTALNHLDQPLAPPALRAQLLGTRTLLRHLATVLHLPLFDNTEDDTETKRSEAAVWAAPGEPHGRLACQERFLGSKVGYPRYVQGFTRVACTALPLKQVVTAVLWDVEPKYLKNLLSNFERIYPELPLLLLSDSDLRGKDNLVVEPPTPSVPQALAKAIARVKTPYVLLASNLTQLSHHSRLERLVWVAEWAGVWAVGGSVRGADGRWRAGCLQVREDHGQLVYARGYDTSLHECQLCHALDGPVVMRTAALASLSWPENATARQLLFPELFLEIHAKAAPHQHGAAVCPDAMFLQAALEAPWQVAADPRLQRRELQRVAALWRPLAQKRHLVRLHLPSGIIINYPCDFRPAVHSDQTLGSPWTLTDAASLPLWTCERQEIAAILSQLLQTCDTLQIKCFLPQASLPDADGDSSLPGSEEGEDGELQVRAAVAFLPPRLSFLANFSHYTTSNEGESLKVAGRWWRVILTPTPVPYSTRWVRREVVDGVWVWTIQPDIEKSHTGTDGPLPNLRAADTTWEEDVQVLMRPRCAAGRTSQPVITSP